DNA from Hwangdonia lutea:
ATCGTTAGTAGCAATAATACCTGCAATTACCACCATACTTACGGCCGTCATGGGCGCTGTTGGACCAGATATTTGGGTATTTGTTCCACCAAAAAGGGCAGCAAAAAAGCTAATAAAAATGGCACCGTACAATCCGGCTGTTGGTCCTAAACCTGAGGAGACACCAAAGGCTAAGGCTAAGGGCAATGCTACAATTCCTGCGGTAATACCACCAAAGGCATCACCTTTTAAATTTGAAAAAAAGTTTTTCATTGTTTTTTATAATTGATTTACTTTTTAGTAAATATTTTGAATACCGTGGCTATTATCAATACCATACGATAGTGATTGCCATGGTTATTTGTTTTGAACAGTGTATTGTTCTGAATTAAAAAACTATGAAATAAACTCGGGAGGTGGTGAAATAAGATTTAAGTGTGGTTTAGGATAATTTTTAAAGTAATACCCTAAATTGTTTTCTGAGGAAGTAAAAGCCAAGTCGGATTCGTTAGCTTTTTCATTTGAAAATACAATTTTGAATCCTTTTTCCTCTTCTTCAGCAGTCGAGAAAATTATAGAAACATCAACGCTATCATCAACTATGGTTATAACCGTTGGTGCAGCTATAAACGCTATGAAAATTATTGAAAAAAATATTGATATTCTATTTTTTGACATTCAAATGATACTTTTATGGGCGCAAATATAATCTTTTTTAATTTTATTTTGTTTTATAAAAACTAAAAATCATTCAACAATTTAATATCGTTGGATGAAATCCATCCCGTTTTACCATCGGCTAATTTTATTTTTTTCCATTGGTTCACCGTATCTAAAACCTGAACTTTAGTGCCTTCGTGCAGTCTAAAAGATTCTTCGCTTCTAGAATTTGGTTCGCTTTTTACTTTGCTTTCCTGCGCAAAAACAATGGCCGGTTTATTCTTTTTATCCATATTAAATTTATGAAAAGCAAACGCTAAAGCAACACACATTAAAAACAAACTGGTTAAACTACCAATAAAAGCAAGACGTTTGTTAATTGTTGAATACGCAAAATAATAGATTAAAAATAGAATGACAAAACACAGTACAAAAGCAACCGATGTTTTTGCCCAAGCATCGTAAGCCATCATGTTTGTGGTACTTTTTATGAATTTTGATATGCCCGTTTCTGGAACAACATCAATGGCATCAATGGTCATGTTTTTAGCAAAAGCCATGTTGTTTTTTATCTCTTCATCATGAGGCGATAACAGTAATGCTTTTTCGTAAAAGTAAATACTTGGCGCTATGTTGTTTAATTTGTAATGCGCATTGGCTAGGTTAAAATACAGTTCGCTTGAGTGGTTACCGGTTTCTAAAATAACGGTGTATTTATCTATGGCTTCGGCATATTTCCCTTGATTGTATAAAGTATTTGCTTGCTCAAAAAGTAGGTTGTTTTGAGTAAAAGCAAAGGTGCTAAATAAAAAGGCTAAAATGTATATGGCTTGCTTCATTTTAACGTGCTTGTTTATCAATTAACGAAATGGTTTTTGCTGCCTTCTCATAATCTTGCTGCATTTCTACATTGGTAATTGGAGTATAGCGTGCCAATTCGCAGTTTTCAATAATGCTTACGAAATCTGAAATTACAACGTCGTCTACCTGTTTGTCTTTAAGCAAATCAATCACTTTATCTTTACTTAAATCGCTCGTTTCTATATGTAATTTGGCTTTCAAATAATTGTGTAACGCTTTTTCTAAGGCAATATAAAAGGCTTCTTTATTACCCAATGCTTTTTTAGCATTGCCCAAATATTTCTTGGCCAGTCTATCGGCTTTTCGTATTCGGTTTCCGTAAACATCGGCATCTCGAGTTGCCTTTTTCTTTCTGAT
Protein-coding regions in this window:
- a CDS encoding tetratricopeptide repeat protein, with translation MKQAIYILAFLFSTFAFTQNNLLFEQANTLYNQGKYAEAIDKYTVILETGNHSSELYFNLANAHYKLNNIAPSIYFYEKALLLSPHDEEIKNNMAFAKNMTIDAIDVVPETGISKFIKSTTNMMAYDAWAKTSVAFVLCFVILFLIYYFAYSTINKRLAFIGSLTSLFLMCVALAFAFHKFNMDKKNKPAIVFAQESKVKSEPNSRSEESFRLHEGTKVQVLDTVNQWKKIKLADGKTGWISSNDIKLLNDF